A single window of Colletotrichum higginsianum IMI 349063 chromosome 8, whole genome shotgun sequence DNA harbors:
- a CDS encoding Chloroperoxidase-like protein, with translation MAVPRVCFLSLLIAAGASAFLTEEQYPWKPAGPGDLRSPCPGLNALANHGLLPRDGRNIDLEILGEATALGYNMEHNTMLAVGIPSLTTSTTGNASTFHLSDVNQHTPQVTEHDGSLTRDDAYFGDSNTFSPAAWGRALHSWGDIEIIDFAAAAREIKARFEWGEIHNPEFNGTFARTGSLLQYALLLSAFGDYGNANMTLVRYWVEHERLPLKLGWQPPAANINSTMNRLIAANISALWV, from the exons ATGGCCGTTCCCCGAGTGTGCTTCCTCAGTCTCCTGATCGCCGCTGGCGCGTCGGCTTTCCTCACGGAGGAACAGTACCCCTGGAAGCCCGCGGGACCGGGCGATCTGCGCTCGCCGTGCCCGGGCCTGAACGCCCTGGCCAACCACGGGCTGCTCCCCCGAGACGGACGGAACATTGACTTGGAgatcctcggcgaggcgACCGCGCTCGGCTACAACATGGAGCACAACACGATGCTCGCCGTCGGGATCCCTTCcctgacgacgtcgactaCGGGCAACGCCTCGACTTTCCACCTCAGCGACGTCAACCAGCACACGCCGCAGGTCACCGAGCACGACGGCAGCTTGACGCGGGACGACGCCTACTTTGGGGACAGCAACACCTTCAGTCCGGCGGCGTGGGGCCGCGCGCTGCACTCCTGGGGCGATATCGAGATCATTGAT TTCGCCGCTGCCGCGAGAGAAATCAAGGCCCGGTTTGAATGGGGCGAGATCCACAACCCAGAGTTCAACGGGACGTTCGCAAGGACCGGATCGCTGCTCCAGTACGCGCTGCTCCTGTCGGCCTTCGGGGACTACGGAAACGCCAACATGACCCTGGTCCGGTATTGGGTGGAGCACGAGAGGCTGCCGTTGAAGCTCGGATGGCAGCCCCCGGCGGCCAATATCAATTCCACCATGAACAGACTCATTGCCGCGAATATTTCCGCGCTCTGGGTGTGA